The sequence below is a genomic window from Pseudomonas cremoricolorata.
CTGTCGCGGGTCGGCCTGATCCACTGATCCACCACGGCGCTGCCAGCCTGGCAGCGCCGAATGCATTTCTGACATAGGCTGTGTTCTTCAGGATCAGAGAATCCACCGGATCGGACGGTGGTCGCAGCCACGCAGTCTTCAGGACTTTGATTTGAACAACGCGTTGAATGACCCACAGGTGGCCGCATGAATGCCCCACTTGCCCGCCTCGAGCGCAAGCTCGGCTACACCTTCCAGGACCAGGAGCAAATGCTCCTGGCCCTGACTCATCGAAGCTACGCAGGTCGCAATAACGAGCGGCTGGAGTTTCTCGGTGACTCGATCCTCAACTTCGTCGCTGCCGAAGCGCTGTTCGAGCGTTTTCCGCAGGCCCGCGAAGGTCAGCTATCGCGGTTGCGTGCGCGCCTGGTGAAAGGTGAAACCCTGGCCCGACTGGCCCGCGGTTTCGATCTTGGCGACTACCTGCGCCTGGGGTCTGGTGAACTGAAAAGCGGTGGTTTTCGCCGCGAGTCGATTCTCGCCGATGCCCTCGAAGCGTTGATCGGCGCCATCTACCTCGACTCTGACATGCAGACCGCCCGCGAGCGTATCCTCGCCTGGCTGGCTGGCGAGTTCGAGAGCCTGACCCTGGTCGACACCAACAAAGACCCGAAAACCCGCCTGCAGGAATTCCTTCAGTCGCGTGCCTGCGAGCTGCCACGTTACGAAGTGGTCGACATCCAGGGCGAACCTCACTGCCGTACCTTCTTCGTCGAATGCGAAGTGGTGCTGCTGAACAAC
It includes:
- the rnc gene encoding ribonuclease III, encoding MNAPLARLERKLGYTFQDQEQMLLALTHRSYAGRNNERLEFLGDSILNFVAAEALFERFPQAREGQLSRLRARLVKGETLARLARGFDLGDYLRLGSGELKSGGFRRESILADALEALIGAIYLDSDMQTARERILAWLAGEFESLTLVDTNKDPKTRLQEFLQSRACELPRYEVVDIQGEPHCRTFFVECEVVLLNNKSRGQGVSRRIAEQVAAASALIALGVENGND